From the genome of Chloroflexota bacterium, one region includes:
- the rpsF gene encoding 30S ribosomal protein S6, which yields MRNYEVAFIIHPEVDDEGVGALTEKVQGWITSGGGSIEKVERQGRKKLAYEIRKQREGHYVLLYTKMNAGTPLEVERNLRLTEQIMRFMIVRLDAEPAAPVQPAPEEPAPASA from the coding sequence ATGCGCAACTATGAAGTGGCTTTTATCATCCATCCCGAAGTGGACGATGAAGGCGTTGGCGCGCTTACGGAAAAAGTGCAAGGCTGGATCACGTCCGGCGGCGGCTCGATTGAAAAAGTCGAGCGGCAGGGCCGCAAGAAACTGGCCTACGAAATCCGCAAACAGCGCGAAGGGCATTACGTTTTGCTATACACCAAAATGAACGCCGGGACGCCGCTCGAAGTGGAACGCAACCTGCGCCTCACCGAGCAGATTATGCGCTTTATGATCGTGCGGCTCGACGCCGAGCCGGCCGCGCCGGTTCAGCCGGCGCCGGAAGAGCCGGCCCCGGCCTCGGCCTAA
- a CDS encoding peptidylprolyl isomerase: MTKSRPPQAGLTRKHLARAEREALLRKWVIGVTVGVIAIILAIIGYGLLDFYVLQPRQPVAKVGQVGISTADFQKAVKYQRVQLSQQSAQLSQIIQLFGSNSNATSFYQNQLTQIESQLSDPNLLGRQVLDQLIDDEIIRQEAEARGITVSPEEIDKAIQEAFDFYPNGTPTPVPTATLPPTEPPTVTPTSTEGPSPTPSATTPPTATPEPTQTSTAGPSPTPFPTSTPYTLEGFQKAFGETTTRFKNFTGMTDADFRRLFETNLLREKVTDAIAADTPREIDEAHARHILVADEAAATDLIKQLQAGADFATLAAANSLDTSNKDNGGDLGTFAPGQMVAEFDAVVFSAPLGLYPQPVQTQFGYHIIEVLSREKREMTDEEFATKKTEAFDTWLSNKKAETDLITEFSYWQLRVPEVPTVADVLNPPTTDTPEPTATP; this comes from the coding sequence ATGACCAAAAGCAGGCCGCCTCAAGCCGGCCTTACTCGCAAACACCTGGCCCGCGCCGAGCGCGAAGCGCTTTTACGCAAATGGGTCATCGGCGTCACCGTCGGCGTTATAGCTATTATTCTAGCCATCATCGGCTACGGCCTGCTGGACTTCTACGTCCTCCAGCCGCGCCAGCCGGTGGCCAAAGTGGGCCAAGTGGGCATTTCCACCGCCGACTTTCAAAAGGCGGTGAAGTATCAGCGCGTGCAGTTGAGCCAGCAATCCGCCCAACTCTCACAAATCATCCAACTGTTCGGCAGCAATTCCAACGCCACCAGCTTTTACCAAAACCAGCTCACCCAGATTGAAAGCCAACTGAGCGACCCGAACCTGTTGGGCCGCCAGGTGCTCGACCAACTGATAGACGACGAGATCATCCGGCAGGAAGCCGAAGCGCGTGGCATCACCGTTTCGCCTGAAGAAATTGACAAGGCGATCCAGGAAGCCTTTGATTTTTATCCCAACGGGACGCCGACTCCGGTTCCCACGGCCACCTTGCCGCCTACCGAGCCGCCGACGGTGACGCCCACCAGCACCGAAGGCCCCAGCCCCACACCTTCGGCCACCACGCCGCCGACGGCCACCCCGGAGCCGACTCAAACGTCCACCGCCGGCCCCTCGCCCACGCCTTTCCCCACCTCAACACCTTATACACTTGAAGGCTTTCAAAAGGCCTTTGGGGAGACGACGACCCGCTTCAAGAATTTCACCGGCATGACCGACGCCGACTTCCGCCGCCTCTTTGAGACCAACCTTTTGCGCGAGAAGGTGACGGACGCCATTGCCGCCGACACGCCGCGCGAGATTGACGAGGCCCACGCCCGGCACATCCTGGTGGCCGACGAAGCCGCCGCAACCGACCTCATCAAGCAATTACAGGCGGGCGCCGACTTTGCAACCCTGGCCGCCGCTAACTCGCTCGACACCAGCAACAAAGACAACGGCGGCGACCTGGGCACGTTCGCGCCGGGCCAGATGGTGGCCGAGTTTGATGCGGTGGTGTTCAGCGCCCCGCTCGGCCTCTACCCTCAGCCGGTGCAAACGCAGTTCGGCTACCACATCATCGAAGTTCTCTCCCGCGAGAAGCGCGAGATGACTGACGAAGAGTTTGCTACAAAGAAGACTGAAGCCTTCGACACCTGGCTGAGCAACAAGAAGGCCGAGACCGACCTCATCACCGAATTCAGCTACTGGCAACTGCGCGTGCCCGAAGTGCCGACGGTGGCAGACGTGCTCAACCCGCCCACCACCGACACGCCCGAACCCACAGCCACGCCATAA
- a CDS encoding single-stranded DNA-binding protein codes for MSRGLNKVMIIGNLGRDPEMRYTPAGHPVTTFTVACSRMWSTPDGERREETEWFNVVAWNKLAETCKQFLVKGSHVYVEGRMQTRSWEDAEGKKHSRTEVVANEMTILDNRKHHAAENAAPETHEPEDEFPF; via the coding sequence ATGAGTAGAGGCTTAAACAAAGTCATGATCATTGGCAACCTCGGACGCGACCCGGAGATGCGCTACACTCCGGCCGGGCATCCAGTCACCACGTTCACCGTGGCCTGTTCGCGAATGTGGAGCACTCCTGACGGCGAACGGCGCGAAGAAACCGAATGGTTCAACGTCGTCGCCTGGAACAAACTGGCCGAGACCTGCAAACAATTCCTGGTCAAAGGCTCGCACGTCTACGTCGAAGGCCGGATGCAAACCCGGTCGTGGGAGGACGCCGAAGGCAAAAAGCACTCCCGCACCGAAGTGGTGGCCAACGAGATGACGATTCTCGACAACCGTAAACATCACGCCGCCGAAAATGCGGCCCCCGAAACTCACGAACCTGAAGATGAGTTTCCGTTTTAG
- a CDS encoding 30S ribosomal protein S18 gives MDDYRRRGSEDEEGEGDERGGRYVRRVRVCQFCAEKIKTVDYKQSDLLRKYITERGKIRPRRQTGACAKHQRLVTEAVKRARHMALLPYTSGTA, from the coding sequence GTGGACGACTATCGCCGACGAGGCTCGGAAGACGAAGAAGGTGAAGGCGACGAGCGCGGGGGACGTTACGTCCGCCGGGTCCGGGTCTGCCAGTTCTGCGCCGAGAAGATCAAAACTGTGGACTACAAGCAGTCCGATCTCCTGCGCAAGTACATCACCGAACGGGGCAAGATTCGGCCCCGCCGCCAGACCGGAGCCTGCGCCAAACATCAACGCCTGGTCACAGAAGCCGTCAAACGCGCCCGCCACATGGCGCTTCTGCCTTACACATCCGGCACTGCGTAA